One window of the Cryptomeria japonica chromosome 7, Sugi_1.0, whole genome shotgun sequence genome contains the following:
- the LOC131056353 gene encoding uncharacterized protein LOC131056353 — MRKAQESIAKKPLVWGSALLGGLTSKAITGVTKSKDKKQNEEISSDDEPDRQLEDSEIFDRLGQHIETFLDVATKEWGARSEALATITKNMFEASEWMNSLSRGSKNAYEMLKSTKFHNVTSTAAEICAVMGRTHWAGAGFLVLAAIISRIHNAQGVDKKCLELLKSINMVGKTLARFTRLPLIPEEMKSTVNEARNLTARSAACCLSIIDSSRFSKFMSSKKNDELVSQCCKQLERLQREITFQVSIISFTERHEVSSVFSKKRKHAEASQTKESTSHGDDSTIANDQGKPKGKSSILYLHLYLQISLFMSL, encoded by the exons ATGAGGAAAGCTCAAGAGTCCATCGCAAAGAAACCTTTGGTGTGGGGCAGCGCCTTATTGGGAGGCCTCACCTCAAAAGCCATTACTGGAGTAACAAAGTCGAAAGACAAGAAACAGAATGAGGAAATTTCTTCAGATGACGAGCCAGACAGACAGTTGGAGGACAGCGAAATATTTGATAGACTCGGTCAGCACATAGAAACCTTCTTAGATGTGGCAACAAAAGAG TGGGGTGCGAGGTCAGAAGCACTGGCAACTATTACCAAGAACATGTTTGAAGCCAGTGAGTGGATGAATTCTCTGTCCCGTGGCTCCAAAAACGCTTATGAAATG TTAAAATCAACCAAATTCCACAACGTAACATCAACAGCGGCAGAGATATGTGCAGTAATGGGGAGGACTCACTGGGCCGGGGCAGGCTTTTTAGTTCTAGCAGCAATTATTAGCAGGATTCACAACGCTCAAGGCGTTGACAAGAAATGCTTGGAATTACTTAAATCAATTAATATGGTGGGAAAGACCCTGGCCAGGTTTACTCGTTTACCACTCATACCTGAAGAAATGAAATCCACTGTAAACGAGGCTAGAAATTTAACAGCCAGGAGTGCTGCCTGTTGTTTATCTATCATCGATTCCTCAAGATTTAGCAA GTTCATGTCCTCCAAAAAGAACGACGAACTTGTTTCTCAATGTTGTAAGCAGTTAGAGAGATTGCAGCGTGAAATTACCTTCCAAGTTAGCATTATTTCTTTTACAGAACGACATGAAGTTAGCAGCGTCTTCTCCAAGAAAAGAAAACATGCAG AGGCAAGTCAAACAAAAGAATCGACTTCACATGGAG ATGATTCAACAATCGCAAACGATCAGGGCAAACCTAAAGGTAAGAGTTCAATTCTCTATCTTCATTTATatcttcaaatttctttgtttatgTCCCTTTAA